In one window of Candidatus Methylarchaceae archaeon HK02M2 DNA:
- the rrp4 gene encoding exosome complex RNA-binding protein Rrp4: MAFKRRYVTPGEFIAEGDYKTINNVIRVGDKYYSTKIGLAEMSQGGIRVIPLSGPYIPRVNDLVIGKIVDHSAFSWEVDINSCFFAYLLAQNVFGRDFSPDRESLLKKFPIGSLIYAKVLAYDRTRDPLLSISGPNLGHIPKGEIIKINSAKIPRLIGKKGFMIKTVESATNCKLIIGQNGIILITGPPDGILLATQAIKMVESKAHMASLTKNIQNFLSESKGVKD; encoded by the coding sequence ATGGCTTTTAAAAGGAGGTACGTGACTCCTGGTGAGTTTATCGCCGAGGGGGATTATAAAACAATTAATAATGTAATCAGGGTAGGCGATAAATACTATTCAACAAAGATTGGTTTAGCTGAGATGAGCCAAGGAGGAATCCGTGTAATTCCTTTAAGTGGACCTTATATTCCTAGAGTTAATGATCTTGTCATAGGCAAGATAGTTGATCATTCGGCATTCTCATGGGAGGTCGACATCAACTCATGCTTCTTCGCGTATCTTCTTGCTCAGAACGTATTCGGCAGAGATTTCTCACCCGATCGCGAATCCCTTTTAAAGAAATTTCCTATTGGAAGTTTGATCTATGCAAAAGTTCTTGCTTATGATCGAACGAGGGATCCCCTTTTAAGTATCTCGGGGCCGAATCTAGGACATATTCCAAAGGGAGAGATCATTAAGATAAATTCTGCCAAGATACCTAGGTTAATAGGTAAAAAAGGGTTTATGATAAAGACAGTTGAGTCTGCTACCAATTGTAAACTAATTATAGGTCAGAATGGGATCATTTTAATAACCGGTCCACCTGATGGTATTCTACTCGCAACTCAAGCCATCAAGATGGTTGAGTCAAAAGCCCATATGGCAAGTCTGACAAAAAATATTCAAAATTTTTTGTCAGAATCGAAGGGGGTTAAAGATTGA
- the dnaJ gene encoding molecular chaperone DnaJ codes for MGKKDYYEILGVSRDAGAQDIKNAYRKLALQYHPDRNKSPDSEEKFKEISEAYAVLSNEEKRRQYDMYGHEGIDSRYTREDIFRGVNFDEIFRDFSFGFGGFSKIFEEFFGRRESYSPEKGSDLRYDLEITLEDAFQGLKTEIEIPRKEKCMNCKGTGASPGTEQKTCSKCNGTGQLEYTRTLGFTRFVQVTTCDKCNGRKVVIENPCKECRGSGVIRQYRKIRVEIPSGVDTGYLLRLRGEGEAGVRGGPSGDLYVVITVKSNKIFNREGDDIFYETQISFPRAVLGTEIDVPNINGKARLKIPAGTQSGTVFRLKNKGMPKLRGFGRGDELVKVIVNIPTRLTDKQKKLLREFAKESGEDLNN; via the coding sequence ATGGGAAAAAAGGATTACTATGAGATTTTAGGTGTCTCAAGAGATGCAGGCGCACAAGATATAAAAAACGCTTATCGCAAATTAGCTCTACAGTATCATCCCGATAGGAATAAATCACCTGATTCAGAGGAAAAATTCAAAGAGATATCCGAAGCCTACGCTGTACTATCTAATGAAGAAAAACGAAGACAGTACGATATGTACGGTCATGAGGGTATTGATAGCAGATACACGAGAGAAGACATCTTCAGAGGTGTTAACTTTGATGAGATCTTCAGGGATTTTAGCTTTGGATTCGGCGGTTTCAGTAAAATATTTGAGGAGTTCTTTGGTAGACGCGAGTCTTATAGTCCTGAGAAGGGGAGTGATTTAAGGTACGATCTTGAGATTACTCTAGAAGATGCTTTTCAGGGGTTAAAGACCGAAATAGAAATTCCTCGTAAAGAAAAATGCATGAATTGTAAAGGAACGGGTGCAAGTCCAGGAACGGAACAGAAGACTTGCTCCAAATGCAATGGTACTGGACAGTTAGAATATACTCGTACACTCGGCTTTACAAGATTTGTCCAAGTAACGACATGTGATAAGTGTAACGGTAGAAAGGTAGTGATAGAAAATCCCTGTAAAGAATGCCGTGGTTCAGGTGTTATAAGACAATATAGAAAGATAAGAGTGGAAATTCCATCTGGAGTAGATACAGGTTATCTTCTAAGGCTAAGGGGTGAGGGTGAAGCAGGTGTGAGAGGAGGTCCCTCAGGAGATTTATATGTTGTAATAACCGTAAAATCCAATAAAATATTCAATCGAGAAGGAGACGATATCTTCTATGAGACTCAGATCAGCTTTCCTCGAGCAGTATTAGGTACAGAGATAGATGTTCCAAATATAAATGGAAAAGCAAGGCTCAAGATACCCGCTGGCACTCAGAGTGGAACCGTATTCAGATTAAAGAACAAAGGTATGCCAAAACTAAGAGGTTTTGGCAGAGGGGATGAATTGGTTAAGGTGATTGTTAACATTCCAACAAGATTAACAGATAAGCAGAAAAAGCTCCTTAGAGAGTTTGCAAAGGAATCTGGAGAGGATTTAAACAATTAG
- the psmA gene encoding archaeal proteasome endopeptidase complex subunit alpha, which translates to MFAPSSGYDRAITIFSPDGRLYQVEYAIETVRRGTLALGLKVKEGVVLAVEERARKLQNQNISQKISQIDEHIGIAAAGYVPDARVQVDYARIFAQSSKLTYDEPVEVEAIAKRIGDLNQQYTQYAGVRPFGVSLIIAGIGKNGPELFSTDPSGTYLGYDGVAIGAGYEQVTEYLEKKYNPDMSLESACVLAAECIYLVSEEKVGIKHIKMALIDTKTRKMSYPKEEEIAKYAEKASENLPTTGKSE; encoded by the coding sequence ATGTTTGCACCTAGTTCGGGATACGATAGAGCGATTACCATATTTTCGCCAGATGGAAGGCTATATCAAGTTGAGTATGCAATAGAAACGGTCAGAAGAGGTACTTTAGCTTTAGGTCTAAAGGTGAAAGAAGGCGTAGTCTTGGCTGTTGAAGAGCGAGCAAGAAAGTTACAGAATCAAAATATTAGCCAGAAGATCTCTCAGATAGATGAGCATATAGGAATTGCAGCTGCTGGATACGTACCAGACGCACGTGTTCAAGTAGATTATGCACGTATCTTTGCCCAGTCAAGTAAGTTAACATATGATGAGCCTGTTGAAGTAGAAGCTATTGCTAAGCGTATAGGTGATTTGAACCAACAGTACACCCAATATGCAGGTGTCAGGCCTTTCGGCGTGTCTTTGATTATAGCTGGTATTGGTAAAAATGGACCAGAACTTTTTTCGACAGACCCTAGTGGGACTTACTTGGGTTATGATGGGGTTGCTATAGGGGCAGGATATGAGCAAGTAACTGAATATCTGGAGAAAAAATACAATCCCGATATGAGTCTAGAGAGTGCTTGTGTCTTAGCTGCAGAGTGCATATATCTCGTGAGTGAGGAAAAAGTAGGAATTAAACACATAAAGATGGCTCTGATAGATACAAAGACAAGGAAGATGAGCTATCCTAAGGAAGAAGAGATAGCCAAGTACGCAGAAAAAGCAAGCGAGAATTTACCAACTACAGGTAAGTCTGAATAA
- a CDS encoding 50S ribosomal protein L37: MRKGKRKGLKGLGTKYGSSLRKKYGRIYTTLKLKRMCPSCGAWKLKRKSLGIWQCRSCGFTMAGRAYDVTPIKIS, translated from the coding sequence ATGCGAAAAGGTAAAAGAAAAGGGTTAAAAGGACTCGGTACAAAGTATGGATCATCATTAAGAAAAAAGTATGGGAGGATATACACCACTCTAAAGCTGAAAAGGATGTGTCCTAGTTGTGGTGCATGGAAATTAAAAAGAAAAAGCTTGGGCATATGGCAATGCAGGTCGTGTGGATTTACCATGGCTGGAAGAGCTTATGACGTTACTCCGATCAAAATCTCCTAA
- the rrp41 gene encoding exosome complex exonuclease Rrp41 — translation MISLIDEKGHRIDGRKLDELRPLKIEVGILKNADGSSYIEFGKNKIVVAVYGPKSVHPKHLSLPDRSFLRCRYHMAPFSTDTRKHPQPSRREIEISKVIREALEPALILEEYPRTGIDVYLEVLQADGGSRCAGITASAVALADAGISMRDMVVACAVGKISGQVVLDLDDREDKEGEADMPIAIMPNLNQTTLLQLDGILTPEEFEKGFKMALNACRHIYEVQREALINKYFGEDESGEE, via the coding sequence TTGATAAGTCTAATAGATGAAAAAGGTCATAGGATAGATGGTAGAAAGCTAGATGAGCTAAGACCATTAAAAATCGAAGTAGGTATACTTAAGAATGCTGATGGTTCTTCATATATAGAGTTTGGGAAGAATAAGATCGTGGTTGCAGTATACGGTCCAAAAAGTGTTCATCCTAAACATCTTTCTTTACCCGATAGATCTTTTTTAAGATGTCGTTACCATATGGCTCCCTTCTCAACAGATACTCGTAAACATCCACAACCTTCAAGGCGTGAAATTGAGATATCTAAGGTCATAAGGGAAGCCTTAGAACCTGCCCTTATATTGGAAGAATACCCAAGGACGGGCATAGATGTTTATCTAGAAGTATTACAAGCAGATGGTGGTTCTAGATGCGCTGGGATCACAGCTTCTGCAGTTGCTCTTGCTGATGCTGGTATATCCATGCGTGATATGGTTGTTGCTTGTGCAGTTGGTAAGATATCTGGACAAGTTGTTTTGGATCTAGATGATAGAGAAGATAAAGAGGGAGAAGCTGATATGCCTATTGCTATTATGCCAAACCTTAATCAAACAACTCTTCTCCAACTAGATGGTATCTTAACTCCAGAGGAGTTCGAGAAGGGATTTAAAATGGCTCTTAATGCCTGTAGGCATATTTATGAAGTTCAACGTGAAGCGTTGATCAATAAATACTTTGGCGAGGATGAATCCGGTGAGGAATGA
- a CDS encoding MBL fold metallo-hydrolase, with protein MKITVLGGAREVGRSAFLIENIEGRVLLDFGVQLTRPPAFPMHIQPRNVDSILLSHAHLDHSGGIPLFFISEGTKLYTTGLTLELSQLLIEDFLRISGFYLPFEYIDLLSMINQTYRLNLNEIVNIKGFTTTFLNSGHLPGAASIILTSKRKRLLYTGDINANNSLLLKGANTNFEELDAVITESTYATTDHLQRNNVEKEFITFAREVIERGGTFFVPAFSVGRAQEMACVFKKYNFPYSVAMDGMALKTNGILSRYPEYLYDSELFRKSIESIELIRGWNHRRRIVKTPSVIISPAGMLVGGAAVFYKTEISKRSKNAIALVSYQMPGTPGRTLLEKKIAIINGKPKKVKAEVRHFDFSSHSGRKELFDMFKGITGDPKVYTVHGEEKNCIQFAEELKTELGLDAVAPKTGDTYTI; from the coding sequence ATGAAAATAACAGTTTTAGGCGGTGCAAGAGAAGTAGGAAGATCTGCTTTTTTAATCGAGAATATAGAAGGGAGAGTTCTGTTAGATTTTGGAGTTCAACTAACAAGACCACCAGCATTCCCAATGCATATTCAACCAAGAAATGTAGATTCAATTCTTCTTTCACATGCTCATCTCGATCATAGTGGTGGAATCCCTCTCTTCTTTATATCTGAGGGTACAAAGCTATATACCACAGGATTGACATTAGAGCTATCTCAACTCCTGATAGAAGATTTTTTAAGGATTTCTGGATTCTATCTTCCTTTTGAGTATATAGACTTACTTTCTATGATTAATCAGACCTATAGGCTCAATCTAAATGAAATAGTAAACATAAAAGGATTCACTACTACTTTTTTGAATTCTGGTCATCTCCCTGGTGCAGCATCCATTATTTTGACGAGTAAAAGAAAAAGGCTCCTTTATACGGGAGATATCAATGCAAATAATTCATTACTGCTTAAAGGTGCTAATACAAACTTTGAGGAACTAGATGCAGTAATAACTGAAAGTACATATGCAACAACAGATCATTTACAACGCAATAATGTGGAGAAGGAGTTTATAACCTTTGCAAGGGAGGTCATAGAGCGAGGAGGTACTTTCTTTGTCCCAGCCTTCTCTGTGGGTAGAGCTCAGGAGATGGCGTGTGTGTTTAAAAAATACAACTTCCCTTATTCAGTAGCTATGGATGGTATGGCTTTGAAAACTAATGGGATCCTATCTAGATATCCAGAATATCTGTATGACTCAGAACTCTTCAGAAAAAGTATTGAGAGTATCGAGCTCATAAGAGGTTGGAATCATAGAAGACGCATCGTTAAGACGCCATCAGTCATAATATCGCCAGCAGGTATGTTGGTTGGGGGTGCTGCTGTTTTTTATAAGACCGAAATTTCAAAAAGATCGAAAAATGCTATAGCCTTAGTCTCATATCAGATGCCTGGGACGCCAGGAAGGACTTTATTGGAGAAGAAAATAGCGATCATAAATGGGAAGCCAAAAAAGGTAAAAGCTGAAGTACGACATTTCGACTTCTCTTCTCACAGCGGTAGAAAGGAGCTCTTTGATATGTTCAAAGGGATTACGGGAGACCCTAAAGTGTACACAGTGCATGGTGAGGAGAAGAATTGCATTCAGTTTGCTGAAGAGTTAAAAACCGAGTTAGGATTAGATGCTGTGGCACCTAAAACTGGGGATACCTATACAATATAA
- the rrp42 gene encoding exosome complex protein Rrp42, whose protein sequence is MSAVKKSMVVERLRKAQIVEFLSKEKRLDGRDLLDFRPIKIETGIIEKANGSARVQIGNTQVIAGVKIDIGEPFPDTPEKGLLVVNAEVLPLSSAYAEPGPPDEDAIELARVVDRGIRESQMIDLSKLVLIQGKKVYAVFIDVDILDTDGNLFDAVSYATVAALATSTMPKFSIDQNELITQEEESTHLHINCIPVSITLAKIGDEFIIDPTSEEEAVMDTRITFTFDDEGNIRAGQKGLPGTLDFDQVKLAVNIAKTKAKEIRKIIKESIKDAKR, encoded by the coding sequence ATGTCTGCAGTAAAAAAATCAATGGTAGTTGAGAGACTAAGAAAGGCGCAAATAGTGGAGTTCTTATCAAAAGAGAAAAGATTAGATGGTAGAGACTTACTTGATTTTCGTCCTATTAAGATAGAAACTGGCATTATAGAAAAGGCTAATGGTTCAGCTCGAGTTCAGATCGGCAATACACAAGTGATAGCAGGTGTTAAGATAGACATAGGTGAACCGTTTCCTGATACACCAGAAAAGGGACTTTTAGTTGTAAATGCAGAAGTCTTACCTCTTTCTTCGGCTTATGCCGAGCCAGGTCCCCCTGATGAGGATGCGATAGAATTAGCCAGGGTTGTAGATCGAGGAATTAGAGAGTCCCAAATGATTGATCTTTCAAAGCTTGTATTGATCCAAGGAAAGAAAGTATATGCTGTCTTCATCGATGTGGACATTCTAGATACTGATGGTAATTTATTCGATGCTGTTTCATATGCTACTGTTGCCGCACTCGCTACATCTACTATGCCAAAATTTTCTATCGATCAGAATGAACTGATAACACAAGAAGAGGAGTCAACCCATTTACATATAAACTGTATTCCTGTTTCTATAACTCTTGCGAAAATTGGTGATGAATTTATTATAGACCCAACATCTGAAGAGGAAGCTGTTATGGATACTAGAATAACCTTTACATTCGATGATGAAGGTAATATCCGTGCAGGGCAGAAAGGTTTGCCTGGAACCCTTGACTTTGATCAAGTCAAATTGGCGGTCAACATTGCTAAAACTAAGGCAAAGGAAATCAGAAAGATCATAAAGGAAAGTATTAAAGATGCGAAAAGGTAA
- the tgtA gene encoding tRNA guanosine(15) transglycosylase TgtA — protein sequence MFEIKTTDLAGRIGKIKTKRGSLETPCILPVIHPIRQSITPKEIAAIGFKAVMTNAYITLKTLGKIAEERGIHKIVDFNGIIMTDSGGYQILKYGDIEVTPLEMASFQERIGSDIAIVLDTPTGTNVNVERASETVEITYRAAKETLKAVRANRILWIGPIQGGSYIDLLKRSAELTGKMAFDIFALGSPTEVMESYNFNLLAQMIITVKQILPINKPLHLFGAGHPLTIPLIVALGCDLFDSASYILYAREGRYMTDYGTAKLDELTFLPCNCSICTTHTLKEIKGFEVEEKVQKIAIHNLNVLLKEMRTTKQALKDGRIWEYLGTKAKAHPKLWEFFRSLNKNYEFLENGTPLFKPKSIFFSENQDLMRPEVLRYLERFLKDVSIKKKVLLLLPESEVKPFYKSPSYIKLIKGLGGELKKVQVAFLSIPFGIVPVEISDVYPLSQYLSSLELDYKVMKEVVKHVKEFVKRNSFNKIILLNHLKAYNSLFKIISSSLFNCYIIDDIDDTKNSFNSALKKIEDIINSLSQV from the coding sequence ATGTTTGAGATAAAGACGACCGATCTAGCAGGCAGGATAGGAAAGATAAAGACCAAGAGAGGTTCATTAGAGACTCCTTGTATCTTACCCGTAATTCACCCAATAAGGCAAAGTATTACACCTAAAGAAATTGCAGCAATCGGTTTCAAAGCAGTGATGACGAATGCATATATAACATTGAAAACACTTGGCAAAATAGCAGAAGAAAGAGGGATACACAAGATAGTCGATTTTAATGGCATAATTATGACAGATTCAGGTGGCTATCAAATTCTGAAGTATGGAGATATAGAAGTCACACCTTTGGAGATGGCTAGCTTTCAAGAAAGAATTGGATCAGACATAGCCATCGTACTAGATACACCTACAGGGACCAATGTAAATGTAGAGCGAGCTAGTGAAACTGTTGAGATTACATATAGGGCTGCTAAAGAAACATTAAAAGCAGTTAGAGCAAATAGAATACTCTGGATTGGTCCTATTCAAGGTGGTAGCTATATAGACCTTTTAAAGAGATCTGCAGAGCTAACTGGAAAGATGGCATTTGATATATTTGCTCTGGGAAGTCCTACAGAGGTCATGGAATCTTACAACTTTAATTTATTAGCTCAGATGATAATTACAGTTAAGCAAATTCTTCCAATTAATAAGCCCCTACATCTATTTGGCGCTGGGCATCCATTAACGATCCCTCTTATCGTGGCACTTGGTTGTGATCTTTTTGATTCGGCATCCTATATATTATATGCTAGAGAAGGACGCTATATGACTGATTACGGCACTGCAAAGTTGGATGAACTTACATTTCTACCATGTAATTGTTCGATATGTACAACGCATACATTAAAGGAAATTAAGGGGTTTGAGGTTGAAGAGAAAGTTCAGAAGATAGCCATACATAACTTGAACGTTCTTTTAAAGGAAATGAGGACAACAAAACAAGCTTTAAAGGATGGTAGAATTTGGGAGTACCTTGGTACGAAGGCTAAAGCTCACCCAAAACTTTGGGAGTTTTTTAGGTCATTAAATAAGAATTATGAATTTTTAGAAAATGGGACGCCATTATTTAAACCTAAATCAATCTTCTTTTCTGAGAATCAAGATCTAATGAGACCTGAAGTCTTAAGATACTTAGAAAGATTCTTAAAAGATGTATCTATAAAGAAAAAGGTTCTTTTACTGCTTCCTGAATCTGAAGTCAAACCTTTCTATAAATCACCATCATATATCAAATTGATTAAGGGTCTTGGTGGGGAACTAAAAAAAGTTCAAGTAGCTTTTTTATCAATTCCTTTTGGTATAGTACCCGTGGAAATCTCCGATGTTTATCCTCTATCACAGTACTTAAGCTCCCTCGAACTAGATTACAAAGTTATGAAAGAAGTGGTGAAACATGTGAAAGAATTTGTTAAAAGAAACTCATTTAATAAGATTATCCTGCTAAATCACTTGAAAGCTTACAATTCATTATTTAAAATTATATCCAGTTCACTATTTAATTGCTATATAATTGATGATATTGATGATACAAAAAATAGCTTTAATAGTGCGTTAAAAAAAATCGAAGATATCATCAATTCTTTAAGTCAAGTTTAG
- a CDS encoding ribosome assembly factor SBDS — protein MSSKFTTVRLVISGERFEILVHPEKALDYKLGRPVDLTKIIAVEGIFSEASKGLRISDDKLEKIFNTTSVTKVAEIILKKGELQLITEQRRSLIEEKRKQIISIICKNFIDPRTSLPHPRVRVEQALSEVQISIDPFKDAKEQVKNIIEKMRIVLPLKSEKMKLMLKIEPLFAPKTIGVLKSYGEIQKEEWLADGSLTTIVEIPAGVHSSLIDKLGSVTKGTTQVKIIK, from the coding sequence TTGAGTAGTAAGTTCACCACAGTTAGGTTAGTGATTAGTGGCGAACGATTTGAGATATTAGTCCACCCAGAAAAAGCTTTGGATTACAAACTAGGTCGTCCAGTCGATCTTACAAAGATTATTGCTGTTGAAGGAATTTTTTCTGAAGCTTCAAAAGGGTTACGCATTTCAGATGATAAGCTAGAGAAAATTTTCAATACTACATCTGTAACAAAAGTGGCTGAAATTATTCTAAAGAAAGGTGAGCTTCAGTTAATAACTGAACAAAGACGTTCATTGATCGAAGAGAAACGAAAGCAGATAATTTCTATTATCTGTAAAAATTTTATCGATCCTAGAACAAGTTTACCTCATCCTAGAGTTAGAGTTGAGCAGGCATTGTCAGAGGTACAAATTTCAATCGATCCTTTTAAGGATGCCAAAGAGCAAGTAAAGAATATCATTGAGAAAATGAGAATAGTTTTGCCATTAAAATCAGAAAAAATGAAGCTTATGCTAAAAATCGAGCCTCTTTTTGCTCCTAAAACTATTGGTGTTTTGAAGAGCTACGGAGAAATTCAAAAAGAAGAATGGTTAGCTGATGGCTCACTAACAACAATCGTAGAGATTCCAGCAGGAGTTCATTCCTCATTGATTGATAAATTGGGTTCGGTTACTAAAGGAACTACACAAGTAAAGATCATAAAGTGA
- a CDS encoding UbiD family decarboxylase has protein sequence MVKNHSLDLRSFLSILEKKGQMLRIKKEVSYLHEAAVIMKKLDRGPAPFFEKICYSDYPLVSGVCNTKEKICLAINTSLNNLHDKISSSINDPINPKIVKNGPFKEYSEKPNVSKFPILKHYEKDAGRYITAGVVFVKNAETNTQNASIHRLLLLDDDHLAVRVVEGRHLHRCLQLSKQIGKPLEVAIAIGVHPAVSLAAACQVPYGMDEIKIANSILNGALKVSKCENVDLSVPANSEIVLEGRFMIDREEEEFMADMLNVYDHPRMQPVIEVTNILHRKDPIYQAILPAGSEHRLLMSLPVEMKLFKGVKNTVPTTKAVNLTDGGCNWLHAVIQIKKTHEGEPKNAIISAFSNHPSLKLAIVVDDDIDPEDIQSVEFALATRFQGEKDLVIIENVKGSSLDPSSDQDNLLTTKIGIDATISFTKQREKFEIAKIPGEDSINFKDYLD, from the coding sequence TTGGTAAAAAACCATTCATTGGACTTAAGAAGTTTTTTGAGTATATTAGAGAAAAAAGGACAGATGCTCAGGATAAAGAAAGAGGTCTCTTATTTACATGAAGCAGCGGTGATAATGAAGAAGCTTGATAGAGGTCCTGCACCTTTCTTTGAGAAGATATGTTATTCAGACTATCCTCTTGTCAGTGGTGTTTGTAACACAAAAGAGAAAATCTGCCTAGCCATCAATACATCTTTGAATAATCTCCATGATAAGATTTCTTCATCTATTAACGATCCTATAAATCCAAAAATTGTAAAAAATGGACCATTTAAGGAATATTCAGAGAAACCCAATGTAAGTAAATTTCCCATACTTAAGCATTATGAGAAGGATGCTGGAAGGTACATAACAGCTGGTGTAGTCTTTGTAAAGAACGCAGAAACAAATACTCAAAATGCATCTATACACCGTTTGCTACTCCTAGATGATGATCATTTAGCAGTACGTGTAGTGGAAGGTAGGCATCTTCACAGATGCTTGCAACTTTCCAAGCAGATAGGTAAGCCCCTCGAAGTAGCAATAGCAATTGGCGTCCATCCAGCAGTTTCTCTGGCTGCTGCTTGCCAAGTACCCTATGGTATGGATGAGATAAAAATTGCGAATTCCATTTTAAATGGTGCCTTGAAAGTTTCAAAGTGTGAAAATGTGGATTTAAGTGTTCCAGCAAACTCCGAGATAGTACTAGAAGGTAGGTTCATGATAGATAGAGAAGAGGAGGAATTCATGGCAGATATGCTAAACGTATACGATCACCCAAGGATGCAACCAGTGATCGAAGTCACCAATATTCTTCATAGAAAAGACCCGATATATCAAGCAATACTCCCAGCAGGGAGCGAGCACCGTCTACTCATGTCTCTGCCTGTAGAGATGAAACTATTCAAAGGAGTTAAAAATACTGTACCAACAACTAAAGCTGTTAACTTAACGGATGGTGGATGTAATTGGCTACATGCTGTCATTCAAATCAAAAAGACTCACGAAGGAGAGCCGAAGAATGCGATAATCTCGGCCTTCTCTAACCATCCATCATTGAAATTGGCTATAGTTGTAGATGATGATATAGATCCAGAAGATATTCAAAGCGTAGAGTTCGCTTTAGCCACACGCTTCCAAGGCGAAAAAGATCTTGTAATTATAGAGAATGTCAAAGGTTCAAGCTTAGATCCTTCTAGCGATCAGGATAATCTTCTTACAACTAAAATCGGTATAGACGCAACAATAAGTTTTACTAAACAAAGGGAAAAATTCGAGATAGCTAAGATACCTGGCGAAGATTCGATAAATTTTAAGGATTATCTTGATTGA
- a CDS encoding Lsm family RNA-binding protein translates to MSSIINKKFTNEVVSMIGRKVALETSEGRIYEGDLVGVDGNLNVILDNVSGVGENVYKVLLNRDFIKEIRLVEKPFDLKALAERLNRVFPGLVKIREDIRSIIVMDKIKVTEQGVEGSGLAVERVKSVYNEFVSEITK, encoded by the coding sequence ATGTCTTCTATTATTAACAAGAAGTTTACAAATGAGGTCGTTTCTATGATAGGTCGGAAGGTTGCTTTAGAGACATCGGAAGGTAGAATTTATGAAGGTGATCTTGTTGGTGTCGATGGAAACCTTAACGTTATCTTAGATAATGTTTCTGGTGTGGGTGAAAATGTCTACAAAGTTCTATTGAACAGAGACTTTATCAAGGAAATAAGGTTAGTGGAAAAACCTTTCGATCTGAAAGCTCTTGCTGAAAGACTAAATAGAGTCTTCCCAGGATTGGTTAAGATAAGGGAAGACATAAGGTCTATCATAGTTATGGATAAGATAAAGGTGACAGAACAAGGGGTTGAAGGAAGTGGATTAGCCGTTGAGAGGGTGAAATCCGTATATAATGAATTTGTAAGTGAAATTACAAAGTAA